The Cyclobacterium amurskyense genome contains the following window.
ATTTGTTTTATGGAGATGCCATCATAGGGGCCAATGTGACGATCAAAGGCGATCTAAACTTACCAATTATAGATGCCAAGCTAAGGGTGGACAAGGGAACAAATATAAGTTTTGTAATTCCTGAAAGTCAGTTGGATATAGTAGAAAGAAATGGGGTGGTGGTATTCGTAAATCGCAAGGACCCAGAAGATATTTTAACAAAAAGACTGGAGGAAACCAGCAACACCGGATATACAGGCTACAAGGTGGCTGTGCTTTTGAATATTTCCCAAGAGGCAGTATTTAATATTGTCGTTGATGAGCGATCGGGGGACAACCTCTTGGTCGAAGGTGCTGCAGATCTTCGTCTTAATATGGATCCAAATGGAAGAGTTACACTTACTGGGATTTATGAGCTTTCCAAAGGACATTATGAACTGAGTTTGTATAATTTGGTAAGTAGGAAATTTGAAATTCAAAGTGGAAGTACCATAGCGTGGGCTGGAGATCCTATGGATGCCAATATGGACATTACGGCTATTTATCGCATCAAAACCTCTGCCGCTGATCTGATGACTGCAGCGGCAGCTGGAGGTTCACGGGAGACGATGACCAAATACCGACAGGAGTTGCCTTTTATTGTTTACCTTAATATAGACGGTGAATTACTTAGGCCTGAAATTTCCTTCAACATGGATATGCCCGAAGATCAAAGGGGTGCAATAGGTGGGGCAGTATATTCTCAAGTACAACAATTGAATAACCAGGAAGGTGAATTAAATCGTCAAGTTTTTTCACTATTGGTATTGAATAGATTTTTTCCAAGTGGGGAGAGTTCTGGGAGTGGGGGAACTACAGGCATGGCAAGGTCTAGTGTCAGTCAGTTACTTTCAGGGCAGCTAAATACTTTTACCAATAGTATTGTGGGAGATACAGGCTTGGAGTTGGATGTTGGGCTGGATAGTTTCGAGGATTACCAAGGGAGTTCTCCCGAGTCTAGAACACAACTTAATGTAAATGCGAGTAAGCGCTTTCTTGATGACCGTTTGGTTGTTCAGGTAGGGAGTCAGATAGATATTGAAGGAGGCTCATCTTCTTCTAGTTCTAGCAATTCTCTCTTGGGGAATGTAAGCGTGGAATATTTGCTTTCTGAGAATGGCCGTTACCGAATTAGAGGTTTTAGAAAAAATCAGTTTGAAAGTTTTATAGATGGTCAACTGGTTGTAACAGGGCTCTCAGTAATTTATAATAGGGAGTTTAATAAATTTGAGGATTTGTGGAAAGGGATAACAACTAAATTAAAGGAAAGAGACTCAGAAACAAAAGCAGGAGAGGAGAGAAATGAGAAGTAAAAAATACACATGTTCGCTCAAACCGTATTACAGCAGATTTAAAAAGACACTTGTATTCCTTGTGCCTGTTTGGATTTTAGTAGGGTGCAGTGTATCAAAATTTATTCCAGAAGACGAAAAGTTATATACGGGAGCTAACTTGGAAATCAATAGAGACTTTTCAGTCAAAGGGTTCAAGGAGGTAAATACTGAATTAGAAGGCTTGCTAAAACCAGAGCCCAATAGTAAAATTTTGGGCATGCGTATTGGCTTATGGAGTTATTATAAAGTTCAAAAGGAAAATCCGGGTTTCATTAACCGGTTTATCTATAAAAAAATCGGGGAGGAACCCGTTTATTTAAGCAGTGTTGAACTGGAAAAAACCCAGCAACTTATTTTAAATAGGCTGGATAATGGTGGATTCTTTTTTTCAGAGGTAAGTGCTCAGGTGGAACAAAAACCGAAAAAAGCAGCAATTAATTATTCTGTAGACTTGGCCCAACCGTATCAATTGGCCACCTATACTTACGACAAAGACAGTTTGCCAATTGACCGAAGCATAAGGAAATTGCTCGCTTCAACAGAAATTGCTGAAGGGGATTATTTTTCCTTGGAAATGATGAAGAAAGAAAGGATAAGGTTAGACGAAAGCCTTAAAAATGAAGGTTATTATAATTTCAACCCTGATTTTTTAATTTTTGAAGCAGACACAAATCAATACGATAATAAGAAATACGACCTTTTTCTTAGGCTTAAGCAAAATGCACCGGATAAAGGAATTGTCCCTTATCAAGTCAAAAACATTCGGGTTTATCCCAATTATTCATCTGATGAATATGGTGAGAAAACAGATACGACTAAAATTAAGAACATTGCATTTATTCAAAATGGTCTGTCTTTTAAACCTGAACTACTTCACCAATATATATTGATTGAAAAGGACAGCCTTTTCAATGCAAAGGATACCAAGCTTACCAGCAGTAGGTTAACAGGAATAGGGAATTATAGATTTGTTAATTTAAGATACACAGAGACAGACTCGACTCTTAGTGAGGGTAAAGGGGAATTGGATGCCAATATCTATCTAACTCCTCTGGATAAACGTTCCCTAAGAGCAGAACTGCAGGGGGTTTCCAAATCGAACAATTTCGCTGGTCCTGCCTTATTACTTAATTATAGAAATAGAAACCTGTTTTATGGAGGTGAAACCTTTAACCTTACGGCACAAATTGGCTATGAAAGTCAGATCGCCTCTGGACAAAGGGAAAGTTTAAGTGCTTTTGAAGTAGGTTTGAAGGGGGATTTAATTTTCCCCAGGGTTGTATTTCCAATTTCGATCAAAGAAAGATTTGCTTATTCAGTACCTAAAACAAAGATCAGTTTAGGGACAGAGTACCAAGATAGAAGAGGGTATTACAGATTAAACACAATTTCTGCTTCCTATGGTTATTTTTGGAATGCCAATCGTTTTGTATACCATGAGATCACACCTATAGCTTTGAACTTTGTGGACATGTCCAAGACCTCCAGCGAGTTTGAGGAAATATTAGACAATAATCCATTTTTAAGGCAAAGTTTTGAACATCAATTTATAGCTGGACTTACCTATAGTTTTGCCTTTAACAAGTTAATGGACAAGTATAGGGAGCATAGCATTTATTTCGGTGCCAATATCGACCTGGCAGGTGGAGGACTTCGGCTGGCCAATAAATTATTGAGTAGTGAGGATCAAAACACTTTTTTGGGTTTTAATTATGCCCAATACAATAAAGGAGATGTTGATTTTAGGTATTACTGGAGATTTACTGAAGAAAAGTTACTTGCTTTCCGCTTCTTTGGAGGGCTAGGACTGCCTTATGGTAACTCAGTGTCACTCCCATTTTCAAAACAGTTTTTCTCGGGAGGGCCCAATAGCATAAGGGCCTTTCGAATAAGGTCTCTCGGTCCGGGTTCATTTAAGCCTGATGACGAAACCACTGGCAATTATTTTGACCAAGCAGGTGACATTAGGCTCGAAGGAAATCTAGAATTCAGATTCCCCATTGTCTCTTACCTCAAAGGGGCAACATTTGTGGATGTAGGAAATGTTTGGTTGGTAAATGAAAATGAGGCCTTACCTGGAGGTAAGTTTGGTAGGGATTGGTACAGGGAATTGGCTGTTGGAGCTGGAATCGGCCTAAGGGTAGATATAGAATTCTTTGTGGTCAGGTTTGACCTAGCCGCTCCCCTTAGGAGTCCATACTTGCCTGAAGGGGAACGGTGGGCAAAAGAATTTAAAGTGCAGGATAGCGAATGGAGAAAGAATAATTTAATATTTAATTTTGCTATCGGTTACCCTTTTTAATGGTCTAAGTCAGAAATTTGCTTTGTTTTAATTAAGCTGTATAAATAGGCCAACATTGCAGGTGTGACAATGGAGAAGGTAATTAATTTCCCTAGTCCACTGGATTTTTTCATGGCAAGGGTAGAGGTAATTATGGCCAATGGAATTCCATATTTTAAGCCAAATTCCTGGTATTTTTTTTCAGTAGTCATGGTTCTCGTGTTTAGTTCATAAGATTATTGGCAATTTTAATGCCGAATTGAATTGTCATCACTTTTAGCATACAATTCAACCCGGATTATGTAATAGAATTTCTCCGCCCTGACAATGTCAGGGGTGAAGCCTGTCCCGTGTTTACGGGAAGTGGTGCAATCGCAAGAAAATCAGGCTGTTTGGAGATTTTACCATAGCACCGCTATGGTGAAATTGAAAACAGCAACGATTGGGTATTTTGAAGCGATTTCAGCACGTAATAGATTGTCTATTGCATATTTCGGGTTCAATAATCGATCTTAAGTTGTTCTCCCGAGGGCTTGTCTTGGTCTTTGGATGTGAGATTGGAGAGGCTGATACCTAATAACCTCACTGGTAAATTCAATGGTTCCTGGTCAACAAGCTCATTCACTATGTTTTCCATGCTTGTATTTGGGATTGGGCTCAATAGTGTTTTACTCCTTGTGTGTTGTGTAAAATCGTTGTATTTTATTTTGAGGGTTAGTGTTCTACCATTGGCTTTATTGCGTTCCAGCCTTCGGTAAAACTCAGGCAATAGCTTTTCTTTTATTGTGGCTTTTATATCAGAGGTAGGCATCAGGTCTTTTTCAAAGGTCTGTTCTACGCCTAAGGATTTCCGAATTCTGTTAGGTTTGACTTCACTTTCATGAATTCCCCTGACAATTTTATAATAATGAAGGCCTGATTTTCCAAATCTACTGGTAAGAAATGGTAAGGAATACTCTTTTAAATCGTGTCCATTGTAGATTCCTAAGGCATTCATTTTTTTAGCCATCACTTTTCCAATACCAAAAAATTTTTCAATTGGTAATTTCTCGAGAAATTCCACCGCTTTTTCGGGTGTAATAACTGCTTGTCCATTAGGTTTATTTAGGTCAGAGGCTATTTTGGCTAAAAATTTATTGTAAGAAATACCTGCAGAGGCATTCAATCCCGTTTCTTCTTTGATTTTTTGACGTATTTCCTTAGCGATTAAGGTGGCAGAAGGAAGGTTGAAATGATTGGTGGTTACATCCAGAAAAGCCTCATCCAGAGACAGGGGTTCTACTAGGTCGGTGTAGGTAAGGAATATTTTCCTGATCACCTGAGAGATTTCCTTATACCTATCGAATCTTGGTCGGACAAAGATTAAGTTGGGGCATTTTAGTGCTGCCAGTTTAGAGGACATTGCTGACCTTACGCCATATTTTCTGGCTTCATAACTGGCAGCAGCTACCACACCCCGTTCTTTGTTTCCCCCAACTGCTAGGGGTTTGTTTTTGTATTCAGGATGATCTAATTGTTCTACCGATGCGAAAAATGCATCCATGTCTACATGTATGATTTTCCGGTAGTTTTCCATGGTTTGTCTTATACAGTTCCTTGGGCATGCATGGCCCGGGCCACTTTTTCAAATGCTCCGATATTGGCGGCATTAAGATAATCTTGTTTTTCTAATTCATGTTTGCTAATGGTCTCTAGGCATTTTTCATGAATATCTTTCATGATGGTTCTCAATTGTTTCTCGAGATCGCTTTTAGTCCAGTAACGGCCCATTCTGTTTTGGGTCATTTCCAGTCCAGAAACGGCCACTCCACCAGCATTAGAAGCCTTACCAGGCCCGTACAATACCTTTGTTTTCTGTAAATAGCCGATCGCATCTGGTGTACATGGCATGTTAGCACCTTCAGCTAAAAGCATCAAACCATTTTGTTTAAGAAGCTTAGCGTCTTTTTCATTCAATTCATTCTGTGTAGCACATGGGAAGGCACAATCTGCAGGAATAGACCAAAGGTTTTTCTTTCCTACGGCAGTAAAGGTGGCTGATTCATAATGATCGGCAAAAGCAGAAATACTCTTTCTCTGTCCGTTTTTTACATTTTTTAAGTATTCTAACTTTTCTTCCGTCATGCCCTCAGGGTCATGGATAAATCCAGTAGAATCAGAAAACGCTACTACTTTGGCTCCTTCATGCAATAATTTTTCGATGGCAAATTGAGAAACATTACCAGCTCCAGATACCAAGCAAACTTTGCCATTTAAGTTTTCATCGATTTCTGTAAGCATGAAGTGAGCAAAATGAATAAGGCCATAACCAGTGGCTTCAGGTCTTAAATAGGAACCGCCCCAGTCTTTTCCTTTTCCAGTCAGTACTCCCTGGAATTCATTTTGAATTTTTTTATAGGTTCCGAAAAGGTAACCGATTTCTCTTTCACCTACGCCAATGTCACCAGCAGGAACATCAGTAAAATGACCAATATGGCGGTAGGCTTCCATCATCCATGCCTGGCAAAAACGCATTACCTCTCCATCAGATTTTCCTTTAGGGTTAAAATCAGCGCCCCCTTTTCCAGCGCCAAGAGGTAAGCCTGTTAAAGCATTTTTAAATACCTGCTCGAATGCTAAAAATTTAAGTATACTCTGGTTGACACTAGGGTGAAAACGCAAGCCTCCTTTATAAGGGCCCAATGCGCTGTTCATTTGTATCCTATAACCTTTATTGATTTGTACCTTCCCTTGGTCGTCTGTCCAGCAAACACGGAAAGAAATAATTCTTTCAGGTTCACAGATTCTTTCAAAAAGTTTGGCATCTATGTATAAATTATTGGCTTTAAGTACAGGGAGTATGCTCTCAAAAACTTCTTCTACTGCTTGGTGAAATTCTGCCTCGTTGGGATTTTTATCAGTTATGGATTGTAGGATGTTTTTCAGTGTCGACATTTAGTTTGGGTTATTAATAATTGAATATGAATTTTCTAAAGTTTTAATTATTGAAGAGGCTTTTAAAAGGCACTCTTGGTACTCATCCCGTGCATCAGCATCAATGGTAATGGCACTACCGACACCAAAATAAAAGGAATTTTTAGTTTTATCTATGATTAAGCTTCTAATAATTACACAAAAATCGAAATCTCCATTTTCATCGATGTATCCTATACTGCCTGAAAACCAAGATCTTTTAAAATTTTCGTAAGCCTCAATGATCTCCATGCACTTGATTTTTGGTGCCCCTGTCATGCTTCCCATTGGGAAGGTATTGGCCAGAATCTCTTCAAAACTTGTGTTTGGAGGTAATTGGCAGGTGATGGAAGAGATCATCTGGGTGATTTGCCTAAATGAATAAATCCCAAACAATTCTTTTACTGAAATTGAACCTGTTATGGCCATTCTGGCTAGGTCATTTCTCATTAAATCAACGATCATCAGGTTTTCTGCCCGCTCTTTCTCACTTTCTGATAAGTTTCTTCTTAACTTCTCATCCTCTTGGATACTATTGCCTCTTTTAGTCGTTCCTTTGATCGGCTGAGTTAGTAGTGTTTGCCCTTTCTTCTTCAGAAACCTTTCAGGTGAGGCACAGCAAAGATATAAATTTGCAGCCTTAAACAATGCACTAAAAGGCATTGGACTATTGGCGCATAAGTCTAGAAAGATGTCTATTGGCGCTATATGAGTAGCTTTACCATGAAAATCCATGCAGTAGTTCAGTTCATAGATATCTCCTGCGAGGATATGTTCCTGGATTTTGTTAAAGGTGTTTGTGTAACTTTCTTGATCATGCGAGCAATGTAAAATGCAGCTACCCTTACTTTCTGCAGTTGTAGCTATGTTGGTGTTTAAAATGCCTGTATGAACAACATTTGGGTTTTGGCATTGGATTGTCACCTCCTCAGAAGAAATATAAATGGTCAATTCAGGACTAAAGAATAAGCTGTCCGGACAGTTTATTTCAGACCTATTGTTGCTGTATAAATCCTCGTATTTATTTTTTTGGTCATAGCTTAAGATCCCTATTTTGGGCTTGCTAATAGGCAGTTGACTGATACTTTCCAAGTTTACCGCATGTGAACCAGCATAAAAAACATGCTCAAATCCTCCGGAAGGATAGTTGACCTCATTGGAAGTGAAATAACCAAAATAGCCAAAATTAAGATTGGCCCATTCCAACATTTGAGGAATCCAGTTTGAGGTTTTGTGTACGGTGAGCTTGTTTTCAAGGGATGACATTCCTGCAAAAATAGGTAAATGACATGAAAAAAGGGGGATATTTCTATCCCCCTTTTTAATAAAATTTTAATATTTTTTAAAATATTAAATTGATTTGATATCAAAACTCACACTTACAGAGTTGTAAATAAATTTATCTTTAGCCTTGTCTGTAGCTGTAGCTTCGTCTCCATAAGACAATCCCCAGTCTGTTCTGTCAATATTGAAACCTGCCTGAGCTGAAACTTTTCCATTAGCCATAGATACAGCAGCAGGAAATTTGATGTTCTTGGTTGTTCCTCTGATGGTTAGGTTACCACTTACCCAATGAGTAGGTGAAGCTGGTGCCAATTCAGATTCACTCTTTGGTGTGTTTTTAGTTTCAAATTGTTCTTGATCTTCTATGTTATCACCTGAAGAATAGGGAGAAACTTCTGTGATCACAAAAGTTGCCTCAGGATGATTTGCAGCATCGAAAAAATCATCTGACTGTAGGTGATTGGACAATTTACCGTGATTTTCGCTTCCCGCTTCCAAATCGTGAATTTCAAGTTTGGTAACATCAAAAGTGAACTCTCCAGAAGTAATTGCATCACCTTCTACAGAAATTTCACCTTTTGTAATAGGAATTATTCCATGGTGTTGACCTGTAGGCTTATAACCTCTCCAGTTTACTGTACTTGCATTGGTGTCCAATTGAAGCGTTTTACCACTTGCTTGTGCTTCTTCTTGCGCTTCAGTTGTTTCAACAGTATTACTGCTTTGTCCACATGAGAAAGTGAGTAAAGCTGCTGAAAGTAAAAAACCTGATAATTTAATTGTTTTCATAATAGTGTAGTGATTTAAATAAGTTAAGATTGGTTTCGAAATTATATGTATATACACTTAAACTAAATGTAAATTAAAAAGTTCAATAAATTTAAAATATTTTAAATAGGATTCAAGGACATTCCCTATTAATCCTAAATATTTCCTTGGCTTGGCTGTCTTATAATCTAATATTAAGAAAATCAGGTTGTTTGGATATTGGCAAAGTTGACCTAAAGGTGTAGATGAAATTGTGAGGTTTTTTTAATTTAGAAGTGATTTTATCACCTAAAAGTAGG
Protein-coding sequences here:
- a CDS encoding chorismate-binding protein is translated as MSSLENKLTVHKTSNWIPQMLEWANLNFGYFGYFTSNEVNYPSGGFEHVFYAGSHAVNLESISQLPISKPKIGILSYDQKNKYEDLYSNNRSEINCPDSLFFSPELTIYISSEEVTIQCQNPNVVHTGILNTNIATTAESKGSCILHCSHDQESYTNTFNKIQEHILAGDIYELNYCMDFHGKATHIAPIDIFLDLCANSPMPFSALFKAANLYLCCASPERFLKKKGQTLLTQPIKGTTKRGNSIQEDEKLRRNLSESEKERAENLMIVDLMRNDLARMAITGSISVKELFGIYSFRQITQMISSITCQLPPNTSFEEILANTFPMGSMTGAPKIKCMEIIEAYENFKRSWFSGSIGYIDENGDFDFCVIIRSLIIDKTKNSFYFGVGSAITIDADARDEYQECLLKASSIIKTLENSYSIINNPN
- a CDS encoding YceI family protein gives rise to the protein MKTIKLSGFLLSAALLTFSCGQSSNTVETTEAQEEAQASGKTLQLDTNASTVNWRGYKPTGQHHGIIPITKGEISVEGDAITSGEFTFDVTKLEIHDLEAGSENHGKLSNHLQSDDFFDAANHPEATFVITEVSPYSSGDNIEDQEQFETKNTPKSESELAPASPTHWVSGNLTIRGTTKNIKFPAAVSMANGKVSAQAGFNIDRTDWGLSYGDEATATDKAKDKFIYNSVSVSFDIKSI
- the tamL gene encoding translocation and assembly module lipoprotein TamL; protein product: MRSKKYTCSLKPYYSRFKKTLVFLVPVWILVGCSVSKFIPEDEKLYTGANLEINRDFSVKGFKEVNTELEGLLKPEPNSKILGMRIGLWSYYKVQKENPGFINRFIYKKIGEEPVYLSSVELEKTQQLILNRLDNGGFFFSEVSAQVEQKPKKAAINYSVDLAQPYQLATYTYDKDSLPIDRSIRKLLASTEIAEGDYFSLEMMKKERIRLDESLKNEGYYNFNPDFLIFEADTNQYDNKKYDLFLRLKQNAPDKGIVPYQVKNIRVYPNYSSDEYGEKTDTTKIKNIAFIQNGLSFKPELLHQYILIEKDSLFNAKDTKLTSSRLTGIGNYRFVNLRYTETDSTLSEGKGELDANIYLTPLDKRSLRAELQGVSKSNNFAGPALLLNYRNRNLFYGGETFNLTAQIGYESQIASGQRESLSAFEVGLKGDLIFPRVVFPISIKERFAYSVPKTKISLGTEYQDRRGYYRLNTISASYGYFWNANRFVYHEITPIALNFVDMSKTSSEFEEILDNNPFLRQSFEHQFIAGLTYSFAFNKLMDKYREHSIYFGANIDLAGGGLRLANKLLSSEDQNTFLGFNYAQYNKGDVDFRYYWRFTEEKLLAFRFFGGLGLPYGNSVSLPFSKQFFSGGPNSIRAFRIRSLGPGSFKPDDETTGNYFDQAGDIRLEGNLEFRFPIVSYLKGATFVDVGNVWLVNENEALPGGKFGRDWYRELAVGAGIGLRVDIEFFVVRFDLAAPLRSPYLPEGERWAKEFKVQDSEWRKNNLIFNFAIGYPF
- the gdhA gene encoding NADP-specific glutamate dehydrogenase → MSTLKNILQSITDKNPNEAEFHQAVEEVFESILPVLKANNLYIDAKLFERICEPERIISFRVCWTDDQGKVQINKGYRIQMNSALGPYKGGLRFHPSVNQSILKFLAFEQVFKNALTGLPLGAGKGGADFNPKGKSDGEVMRFCQAWMMEAYRHIGHFTDVPAGDIGVGEREIGYLFGTYKKIQNEFQGVLTGKGKDWGGSYLRPEATGYGLIHFAHFMLTEIDENLNGKVCLVSGAGNVSQFAIEKLLHEGAKVVAFSDSTGFIHDPEGMTEEKLEYLKNVKNGQRKSISAFADHYESATFTAVGKKNLWSIPADCAFPCATQNELNEKDAKLLKQNGLMLLAEGANMPCTPDAIGYLQKTKVLYGPGKASNAGGVAVSGLEMTQNRMGRYWTKSDLEKQLRTIMKDIHEKCLETISKHELEKQDYLNAANIGAFEKVARAMHAQGTV
- the dinB gene encoding DNA polymerase IV, whose amino-acid sequence is MENYRKIIHVDMDAFFASVEQLDHPEYKNKPLAVGGNKERGVVAAASYEARKYGVRSAMSSKLAALKCPNLIFVRPRFDRYKEISQVIRKIFLTYTDLVEPLSLDEAFLDVTTNHFNLPSATLIAKEIRQKIKEETGLNASAGISYNKFLAKIASDLNKPNGQAVITPEKAVEFLEKLPIEKFFGIGKVMAKKMNALGIYNGHDLKEYSLPFLTSRFGKSGLHYYKIVRGIHESEVKPNRIRKSLGVEQTFEKDLMPTSDIKATIKEKLLPEFYRRLERNKANGRTLTLKIKYNDFTQHTRSKTLLSPIPNTSMENIVNELVDQEPLNLPVRLLGISLSNLTSKDQDKPSGEQLKIDY